From Bosea sp. NBC_00550, the proteins below share one genomic window:
- a CDS encoding nuclear transport factor 2 family protein has protein sequence MTARLNPEDRAAIEDLIQRHAWLIDHGESDRIGELFTTDAALYGVGPDKVGRAAIAAWGAERAAMRERRSRHVQSNILIEAVSPDTARGFVVLTLYRHDGAGPGSATPFLICEYADRYRKEPDGEWRFAERRLSVLFGQA, from the coding sequence ATGACAGCCCGACTGAACCCTGAGGATCGCGCGGCGATCGAGGATCTGATCCAGCGCCATGCCTGGCTGATCGACCATGGCGAGTCGGATCGCATCGGCGAGCTGTTCACCACGGATGCCGCGCTCTATGGCGTCGGCCCCGACAAGGTCGGGCGCGCGGCCATCGCCGCCTGGGGCGCGGAGCGCGCGGCCATGCGCGAGAGGCGCTCGCGGCACGTCCAGAGCAACATCCTGATCGAGGCCGTTTCGCCCGACACCGCGCGCGGCTTCGTCGTGCTGACGCTCTATCGCCATGACGGCGCCGGGCCGGGCTCGGCCACGCCCTTCCTGATCTGCGAATACGCCGACCGCTACCGCAAGGAGCCGGATGGGGAATGGCGCTTCGCGGAGCGGCGCCTGTCCGTGCTGTTCGGCCAAGCCTGA
- a CDS encoding VOC family protein → MDIIKPAFHHVTFKTSRLAEMVAWYGRVVGSTPNFQDANNAWTTNDAANHRVAFLSAPGLGDDPDKRSHNGMHHSAFEYESFADLMSSYARLRDEGILPAFCLDHGMTISIYYRDPEGNFVELQCDSYGDWAQSSEWMRTSPDFRENPIGTFFDPERVYQAHKGGAGFEALHTGMRKGDYEPAGAPPDLGLPI, encoded by the coding sequence ATGGACATCATCAAGCCCGCCTTCCATCACGTCACGTTCAAGACCAGCCGCCTCGCGGAGATGGTCGCTTGGTACGGCCGGGTGGTCGGCTCCACGCCGAATTTCCAGGATGCGAACAATGCCTGGACGACCAATGACGCAGCCAATCACCGCGTAGCCTTTCTGTCAGCGCCGGGTCTCGGCGACGATCCCGACAAGCGCAGCCATAACGGCATGCACCACAGCGCGTTCGAATATGAGAGCTTCGCCGACCTGATGTCGTCCTATGCCCGGCTGCGTGACGAGGGCATCCTGCCGGCCTTCTGCCTCGACCACGGCATGACGATCTCGATCTACTATCGCGATCCCGAGGGCAATTTCGTCGAGCTGCAATGCGACAGCTATGGCGACTGGGCGCAATCCAGCGAATGGATGCGAACGTCGCCGGATTTCAGGGAAAACCCGATCGGGACTTTCTTCGACCCCGAACGCGTCTACCAAGCCCATAAGGGCGGGGCCGGCTTCGAAGCGCTGCACACGGGCATGCGCAAGGGGGACTACGAACCGGCCGGTGCGCCGCCCGATCTCGGCCTGCCGATTTGA
- a CDS encoding LysR substrate-binding domain-containing protein: MKLHHFEEVVAIAERGSVRAASRHLRIAQPALTRSLAMLERELGAPLFERRARGVVCTPFGQAFIARARSILSEIRRTREEMEQLRGAGTGTVTVGLSIAAHLALLPSSLRPFRARYPNIKLHIIEGFYPTLETRLRDGSVDFYIGPEGGAQAVPELSLEVLFQNRRVVLCRAGHPLAGATSLRDLVGQDWVTTSITADDSAEINAFFAGHELPAPHLAVRSQSALTLLTCLANSDLLAMVPSQWQDFEMTGQALTTIKIVEELTAPALVVVRRADLPLTPAALYLLDLMRRAKSRLATPGSRPPPEPQLQNVVTAGGKATPAGRSKAGSDQVESI, encoded by the coding sequence ATGAAGCTTCATCACTTCGAGGAAGTCGTCGCGATCGCCGAGCGTGGCAGTGTCAGGGCGGCCTCCCGCCATTTGCGGATCGCGCAGCCCGCGCTGACGCGCAGCCTCGCCATGCTCGAGCGTGAATTGGGGGCGCCATTGTTTGAGCGGCGCGCCCGCGGCGTCGTCTGCACGCCCTTCGGCCAGGCCTTCATCGCCCGTGCTCGCTCGATCCTGTCGGAGATTCGCCGCACGCGCGAGGAGATGGAGCAGCTGCGCGGAGCCGGCACGGGCACCGTGACGGTCGGCCTTTCGATCGCTGCGCATCTCGCGCTGCTGCCGTCGAGCCTGCGGCCCTTCCGGGCGCGCTACCCGAACATCAAGCTGCATATCATCGAGGGCTTCTATCCCACCCTCGAAACGCGACTGCGGGACGGCTCGGTCGATTTCTACATCGGCCCGGAGGGCGGGGCGCAGGCCGTGCCTGAACTCAGCCTCGAAGTGCTCTTCCAGAACCGCCGCGTCGTGCTCTGCCGGGCAGGGCATCCGCTCGCGGGCGCGACGTCGTTGCGCGACCTCGTCGGACAGGACTGGGTCACGACGTCGATCACGGCGGATGACAGCGCCGAGATCAACGCATTCTTCGCGGGCCACGAGCTGCCGGCGCCGCATCTGGCGGTGCGTAGCCAGTCCGCGCTCACCTTGCTGACATGCCTCGCCAATAGCGACCTGCTGGCGATGGTGCCGAGCCAGTGGCAGGATTTCGAGATGACCGGGCAAGCCCTGACCACGATCAAGATCGTGGAGGAGCTGACCGCGCCGGCGCTCGTTGTCGTGCGCCGGGCCGATCTGCCGTTGACGCCGGCGGCGCTTTATCTTCTCGATCTGATGCGGCGGGCGAAGTCGCGGCTCGCAACGCCCGGTAGCCGCCCTCCGCCGGAACCCCAACTGCAGAACGTCGTGACGGCCGGCGGTAAGGCGACGCCGGCCGGTCGTTCTAAAGCCGGATCCGATCAGGTTGAATCAATCTGA